One region of Amphiprion ocellaris isolate individual 3 ecotype Okinawa chromosome 9, ASM2253959v1, whole genome shotgun sequence genomic DNA includes:
- the LOC111572527 gene encoding free fatty acid receptor 2-like: MQECHTGLCLSVYIITFVLGFPANILAFYTFCKKVRQKPTPIDILLLNLTISDLLFLLFLPFKMQEVLNGMVWDMPYPLCPLSGFIFYITIYNSTFSLTAVSVERYLGVAFPIQHSLKRRPLYAVAANIFFWIFTFLHLSIVYIIPLIGEDSPTVHNVSVIAATDVSKTEVCYENFSDAQLRVLLPVRLELCVVLFFIPLIICSFCYINFIRILSKLQHIDRRRRLRAIGMALGTLLVFALCFGPYNVSHIVGFITWRSPDWRDKALLCSTFNACLDPLIFYFSSSAVRGTVGSVMKGVKSRLNRCMSCHMLQALRRGINKTAKDKEHTQEEINTI; the protein is encoded by the coding sequence ATGCAGGAGTGTCACACCGgactgtgtctctctgtttaCATCATTACCTTTGTGTTGGGCTTCCCGGCCAACATCCTCGCCTTCTACACCTTCTGCAAGAAAGTGAGGCAGAAACCCACACCGATTGACATCCTGCTCCTCAACCTGACCATCTCTgacctcctctttctcctgttCCTGCCCTTCAAGATGCAAGAGGTGCTGAACGGCATGGTCTGGGATATGCCCTACCCTCTCTGTCCGCTCTCTGGCTTCATCTTTTACATAACCATCTACAACAGCACCTTCTCTCTCACCGCTGTCAGCGTAGAGCGTTATTTGGGCGTGGCTTTCCCCATTCAGCACTCACTGAAGCGGCGACCTTTATATGCTGTTGCTGCCAACATCTTCTTCTGGATTTTCACCTTCCTCCACCTCAGCATTGTGTATATCATACCCTTAATTGGAGAAGACTCCCCCACAGTTCACAATGTGTCAGTTATTGCTGCCACTGATGTCAGCAAGACAGAAGTATGTTATGAGAATTTCAGTGATGCTCAGCTGCGGGTCCTCCTGCCTGTGCGTCTGGAGCTCTGTGTGGTGCTTTTCTTTATCCCTTTAATAATTTGCAGTTTCTGCTACATCAACTTTATCAGGATTCTGTCCAAGCTGCAACACATTGACCGACGCCGACGCCTCCGGGCCATTGGCATGGCTTTAGGAACACTGCTGGTATTCGCTTTATGTTTTGGCCCCTATAATGTCTCTCACATTGTGGGTTTTATCACATGGAGAAGTCCAGACTGGAGAGACAAGGCCCTGCTGTGCAGCACCTTTAACGCATGTCTAGATCCTCTTATTTTCTACTTCTCGTCCTCTGCTGTGAGAGGGACAGTAGGTAGCGTGATGAAAGGGGTTAAAAGCCGTCTCAACAGGTGCATGTCCTGTCACATGCTCCAGGCCTTGAGGAGAGGAATTAACAAGACTGCAAAAGATAAGGAACACACACAAGAGGAGATCAATACTATCTGA